One segment of Ignavibacteria bacterium DNA contains the following:
- a CDS encoding T9SS type A sorting domain-containing protein: MPTTQTLSRFLMTLLVVATGFIGLSAQQRPVPADFKAKVIAEPNASAYVVLQWLGIKSDEPPTAYHVYQAVGQTEDETKFDKIARIVVDPAKPPRENVYTHLVKELKPGVYTFFVRAVWGDNEGPRTPIKIVVIEQKAENKIWFVSSPVKSGKVGQAYEYKAKAEASVDGAIRYSIVSGPEGMTINAETGVITWLEPRAGRYEITIKASIEGGGTVIFTKQSFVLEIGKGEDKPEGCAAIFGEVDFENPANAMVNGWVTAWRLDVVKKDNGDSTTVYRPVYKAKIENGAYVLNLPNGTYKLRVEGENFMAEWHENAAELADAEDVVVVCDTRTNVNFVVAGRPEPTLVVVTGRVFDAETQAGLKGLVIFEARSKEDNGVDGRYRRVVAETNADGVYEVKLQAGVNYIAYAKILGRDNKEGDYLAEFWENTHDGSEATLLNLTENKEGVDFSMDKRPVFNNGFGGMMKNNYTNAGVKGKVVAYQILRKAKDNGDTIIEKRDVQTVETDDNFGYEFTNLAPGTYIVFGVPSERPHVPGWMVLGGKAATEWREATRVEVGEVLITVRYDINLDTAKGERGKGRVRGWVYDKRGGIINNGKVEDRAQNAAAITGSLIVARDEAGDIIDFALSENEGAFELTELSIGEVTITADRVDFEPTSEVVTIDGLNTDQQISLGLIQSTTSVEVPVDAVGGSVNLWPNPTSTTASIRFTSTNGTADIRILSMAGEVLATQNVNVNTGETTVVLNTATMPIGMVMVQVTNGASTFALPLQIVR, encoded by the coding sequence ATGCCTACAACGCAGACTCTGTCTCGTTTCCTGATGACCCTGCTGGTCGTCGCTACGGGCTTCATTGGTCTCTCGGCGCAACAGCGCCCGGTACCAGCAGATTTTAAGGCCAAGGTCATTGCCGAGCCGAATGCAAGCGCCTATGTGGTGCTTCAATGGCTGGGTATCAAGTCCGATGAGCCCCCTACCGCCTATCACGTCTATCAGGCTGTTGGACAGACCGAAGACGAGACCAAATTTGACAAGATCGCCCGCATCGTGGTCGACCCTGCAAAACCACCCCGCGAGAATGTCTACACACATCTCGTCAAGGAGCTCAAGCCCGGTGTATACACCTTCTTTGTTCGTGCTGTATGGGGCGATAATGAAGGCCCACGCACACCGATCAAGATTGTCGTGATCGAGCAAAAGGCCGAGAACAAGATCTGGTTCGTTTCTTCCCCTGTGAAGAGCGGCAAGGTTGGTCAGGCATATGAGTACAAGGCAAAGGCAGAAGCCAGTGTTGACGGAGCTATCCGTTACAGCATCGTGTCTGGTCCGGAAGGAATGACGATCAACGCAGAGACCGGTGTGATCACATGGCTCGAGCCACGCGCTGGTCGTTACGAGATTACGATCAAGGCATCGATCGAAGGTGGCGGCACGGTGATCTTCACCAAGCAGTCATTCGTACTTGAGATCGGCAAGGGCGAAGACAAGCCAGAGGGTTGCGCAGCGATCTTTGGTGAAGTTGACTTTGAGAACCCAGCAAATGCTATGGTCAACGGTTGGGTAACAGCATGGCGTCTTGATGTTGTCAAGAAGGACAACGGAGACTCAACAACTGTGTATCGTCCGGTCTACAAGGCCAAGATCGAAAACGGCGCCTACGTCCTCAACCTCCCGAACGGCACGTACAAGCTTCGTGTTGAAGGTGAGAACTTCATGGCAGAATGGCACGAGAATGCCGCAGAACTTGCTGATGCAGAAGACGTTGTTGTTGTGTGTGACACGCGTACGAATGTAAACTTCGTTGTTGCCGGACGTCCGGAGCCAACACTCGTTGTTGTTACGGGTCGCGTATTCGATGCAGAAACACAAGCCGGACTCAAGGGTCTTGTGATCTTTGAAGCACGTTCCAAGGAAGACAACGGCGTAGATGGTCGCTACCGTCGCGTTGTTGCTGAAACGAACGCTGATGGCGTGTATGAAGTCAAGCTCCAAGCTGGCGTGAACTACATCGCTTACGCTAAGATCCTTGGTCGTGATAACAAGGAAGGCGACTACCTCGCCGAGTTCTGGGAGAACACCCATGACGGTTCAGAAGCAACATTGCTGAATCTCACCGAGAACAAAGAAGGCGTAGACTTCTCGATGGACAAACGTCCGGTCTTCAACAACGGTTTCGGTGGTATGATGAAGAACAACTACACCAATGCCGGCGTTAAGGGCAAGGTTGTTGCTTATCAGATCCTTCGCAAGGCAAAGGATAATGGCGACACGATCATCGAGAAGCGTGATGTACAGACCGTAGAGACGGATGACAACTTCGGTTATGAATTCACGAACCTCGCACCGGGCACCTACATCGTCTTCGGCGTTCCATCTGAGCGTCCGCACGTACCGGGCTGGATGGTCCTTGGTGGCAAGGCTGCAACAGAGTGGCGCGAAGCAACACGTGTAGAAGTTGGCGAAGTGTTGATCACCGTTCGCTATGACATCAACCTCGACACAGCAAAGGGCGAGCGCGGCAAGGGTCGTGTACGCGGCTGGGTCTATGACAAGCGCGGCGGCATCATCAACAACGGCAAGGTTGAAGATCGTGCACAGAACGCAGCAGCGATCACTGGCTCACTCATCGTGGCACGTGACGAAGCAGGCGACATCATCGACTTTGCTCTCTCCGAGAACGAAGGTGCCTTTGAACTCACAGAACTCTCCATCGGAGAAGTAACGATCACAGCCGACCGTGTTGACTTTGAGCCAACATCAGAAGTTGTGACCATTGACGGCCTGAACACAGATCAGCAGATCTCCCTCGGCCTCATCCAAAGCACAACAAGTGTTGAAGTCCCTGTTGATGCCGTTGGCGGTTCCGTGAACCTCTGGCCTAATCCAACATCGACAACAGCTTCTATCCGCTTCACATCAACGAACGGCACAGCAGACATCCGCATCCTCTCGATGGCTGGTGAAGTGCTTGCAACGCAGAATGTGAACGTTAACACCGGTGAAACAACGGTG